AGTGGAACACGGTGAACGCTAAATTCCCGCTCTCCATCCTGCAGCCGCCGACGGTGGTGGGTAACCATCTGCTGGTGGGCTGGGCTGGTAAAGACTGGGCCTATGCCGAAGCGCCTCCGGGCACCGTATTTTCCATCAACGCCCAGACCGGCGAGCGGGAATGGTCCTTCGAGGCGATTCCAGCCGAAATCCGCCAACGCACGGGGACCGCTAACGTCTGGACGCACATGTCCGCCGACGAAGCCAACGGTCTGGTCTATCTCCCGGTCTCCTCCCCATCGCCTAACTACTGGGGCGGTAACCGTGTCGACGCGATCCCGCTTGGCACCTCGACAACCGCGCTGGACATCAATACCGGTAAAGTGGTCTGGTCCCGCCAGTGGGTGCATCATGACGTCTGGGATTACGATATCAACTCCGCGCCAACGCTGATGGATATCACCGTTGATGGCAAGCAGATCCCGGCGCTGATTCAGGCCACCAAGCAGGGCTTCCTGTTTGTGGTTAACCGCCTGACCGGGGAGGACGTCTGGCCTATCGAAGAGCGTCCGGTCCCGCAGGGCGACGGTTCTGTACAGGGTGAAAAACTTTCGCCAACCCAGCCGTTCCCGACGAAGCCTGCGCCGCTGCTCGATCAGTCGAAAAAGCCGGAGATCTGGAAACTGGCCGATATAGTCGGGGCCGGTCAGTGCTCACGCCTGTGGGATAATCTGACCTATGAGGGCATGTACACCCCACCAACCACCAAAGGCGAGGGCGCGCTGACCTATCCCGACAGCGCCGGTGGCGTGCAGTGGGGCGGGGTGGCGTTCGATCCGAATAAACAGATCGCTATCGTCAACACCTCACATATCGTTCAGTACGTGAAGCTCTACAGCCGTGAAGATTACGATAAGGCCGATAAAGACTCCGGCAACGAGAGTGGTTTTGCGCCGCAGGAAGGCGCGCCGTACGGTATGCGTCTGCTGGTGGCCAATAACTGGCTGGGTATGCCGTGCTGGAAGCCACCTTTTGGTGAGATTGTCGCGCTGGATATGCATACCGGTGACGTGAAGTGGCGCCGTCCGGTGGGGGCTTCGCAGCAATACGGCTTCTTTATGCCGGAAAGCTGGGG
This DNA window, taken from Leclercia adecarboxylata, encodes the following:
- a CDS encoding pyrroloquinoline quinone-dependent dehydrogenase, which translates into the protein MHNDKHYPLMKVSMTALALLIAPLSLHAQDKAAEASQGTQEELNVDAADQQAPGTTKTTDDAASGKSEGQSVASAEHPGTPLVPSTATWDSFHGQLNAQKYSPLTQITAENVGKLKKVWEFHTGDVSDGKGDTPATVWSATPIFANDTLYIGTPFDRLIALDPGTGKEKWHYDTKSPRKALTQPVLKNRGVSYWQAKNPVAGEACQKIVYMGTVDGKLYALDADSGKPCSNFADNGVLNVNQWNTVNAKFPLSILQPPTVVGNHLLVGWAGKDWAYAEAPPGTVFSINAQTGEREWSFEAIPAEIRQRTGTANVWTHMSADEANGLVYLPVSSPSPNYWGGNRVDAIPLGTSTTALDINTGKVVWSRQWVHHDVWDYDINSAPTLMDITVDGKQIPALIQATKQGFLFVVNRLTGEDVWPIEERPVPQGDGSVQGEKLSPTQPFPTKPAPLLDQSKKPEIWKLADIVGAGQCSRLWDNLTYEGMYTPPTTKGEGALTYPDSAGGVQWGGVAFDPNKQIAIVNTSHIVQYVKLYSREDYDKADKDSGNESGFAPQEGAPYGMRLLVANNWLGMPCWKPPFGEIVALDMHTGDVKWRRPVGASQQYGFFMPESWGSPTIGGPAITAGGVIFIGASMDAKVRAYSVESGEELWSDQAEAPAVANPSVYEYKGRQYVAFVAGGNTILKDQVGDQVVVYALPE